The genomic region TATTTGCAACCACTCATCAGATTCATAATTGCAATCATCTCATGCAGTCTTGCTGCATGATTCATTTAATCATCAAGTAAAGCTCGCATTACGTTCCAGATATTCTAAATTGGTAACTCTTCATGTTGATCCCTTACATAAAAGATGGGTGCTTAGCATTCAAGAAACTTTAGGGTCATGAGGATGACCAACTTCTGTAATGGGTAACCTACTAACCTCCTAATTATCTAAAAATAAATTATGAGGATTCAGGCCTCATTATGATTCATGACCCACTTAATGATCTATTCATCTATCCATTGTCCGATGGTTTACAACTTACATAGAAGTTGGAATATTTTCACCTGAAAATAGGTGTGCACCCTATTTGTGCTTTCAATTACCATTTTGATACAGCTACCCATTTCCAATATTCAAGTTTTATGTTGTGACCTTTCATTTGTTATTGATTCTTTGAGTTATTTGTTATGTAAAATTTGGGACCACATTCTGCTTGTTGTGTTTACCTCTTAGGCAGCTAATGATGTGTTTTTTTTCAGCTTTGCAACTTTCGCACCATTCTTGAATTTAGTCTGAATCACTTTATTTTGATGACAGATTTGCAACAAGTGAAAGACAATGGATTGAAGCGCAGGTTGAGAATGCTAAACAGCAGGCTATACTCTCTATATTGAAAGCACAAGTGTCATCCGACGAGGCTCATATACATAGGGATATCCATTCTCTTAGGTATATGTTATGCTATGTTTATTGATCCTGACTAATCAGTTTTCCAGCTTTGTACCATATACGTAAGTTATATAGTTATATGCATAACTGCAAATAAATTCCTAGAGCAGAATCAAAGATTTATCTAATTATCTTATAAGCCCTCATGTATCTATGGCATTTGCCTTCAGGAGAAAAGGTTCTGAGCTTGCTGGAGAGCTCTCGACACTTTCTCAAAAGGTGCAAGCTTTGGTATCTGAGGTGTGTAAGACACAATCTTATCTTTATAAAATATATTTTGTTCCTGGGTTATAAATTAGTAGCTCACAAGTCAAATTTAAGTTTGATTGTCGGGGTATTTTTTGTGCTTTTGGGATCTGGAAATGTCTATACTGGGATTAGCTTCATAATCTTTCAGAGGCACGTTCATTATCTGCAAGATAACATTCTAGGTTTTAGAAGATAAGATAGCAATAATAGTTCTTACTGAAGTGCACCATTGCACCAGTTCTTTTTTCATGGCACACTCGTACATCTTACTTCATCTGTTCACTTGTTCTCCCCTTCAGACAATACCATGCCTGTGTTCAGAACTTGCTCAACTTCAAGGCACATATATCTTGCAAGGTTCGTAGGAAACATTTCATTTTCAGTGTTCTACAATTTTTGTTGTGTTGTTGTCTTAGCTTCTTCTTATCACTCAAATATTTAGGGGATTATGATTTAAAGGTCATGCGCCAGGAGTACTACATTAACAGGCAAAAAACGGTAAGTTCATTTCACAAATCGCTATACATGTCATGTCGACGTCTTTATGTGTCTTTCTTTTTGTATTTTCTTATGATAATGTCCTATCTTCTTGAATATTATGAAAATAAGATGCCGTAGCATCTCCTAGAGATCGAACCTCTTAAAGTCAAAATTAAGGCTTATGAAACGAATATCACCCTCCAACAATCCCCTAACCAACAACCTATATTTAGTGGTATCTGCTAACTCATACTATCCCTCGTATTTTGGGTGACATGTTGTCCACCCTATATGTATTTAAGGTAGGGGAATTATTggttttttttggggggggggggggtgatgtACCATATGAGAATATAGGCATACAGGAAATTTAAGTTTAGGAGAACTCTTGACGATGCCCTTGTACTGTATGTAGGAGAATAGAAGTGGTGGAATATTTGTTGTATTGCATTGGACCTTACGAACTGATTATATAGATTATAGAGTACATAGGACTAACACCCCACATGAGTACACAATGTGGtactattcctatttactaatactGTAGATACTTAGGTGGTATCAAGCTGTGTAAAACATTATATTCCTTATATTGGCTCATCTTTAAAGCATTGAACTATTGGAGGATTTCTAAGACAGCCGCACATCCACAGTAAAGAAAGACTACTGCACATTTGCAGAAAAGAAATTGCAACTACCAGTATTCCTTTGCTGTTATGTAGATTTAGTTTGGTAGTGTACTAGTGTGGCCGACAGAAGGTGGTTGCCTTACTCGGTTTATACTCGCATAAGTCGGACTGTAACAGGGAACTGTTTTTCTCCTTTGTAGGCTGCACTTGTATTTTGTTATTGTTTTGTTCCGTTAGTTTTTCTTCTGATCTTACTGGCATATGATACATTTTGCAGTTCATCAATCACTTGGTTAATCAGCTTGCCAGACACCAGTTTCTGAAGATTGCTTGCCAACTTGAAAGGAAGAATATAGCTAGTGCGTACTCATTGCTTAGAGTAATAGAATCTGAGTTACAAAGCTACCTCTCAGCAGTCAATACCCGCTTGGTAATCAATCTCCGTTGTTATTGACTTGTTTCTTGTCCTTGTTTCTTTGGTGTCTTTTCATTTACACTCTGTTTTCAGCAGCATCTATTTCTGTCACCTGTTATTTTCGTTGTCTTCAGGTATATGCTTAATTTCTTTGTGTTAATGTGTCTCTCAGGGTCATTATAATTCATTGATTCAAGCTGCATCTGAAGTACGAGAACAAGGAGCTATTGATGATCGTGACACTTTCCTCCATGCAGTGCGAGATCTCCTATGTATTCACTCAAGTAAGTGGGCAACTCTACTTATCTGTATGAGTATTTTATTCTCATATTCCTAACATGGCTTATCCTTTCTGTAGATGTCCAAGCAACAGTGCCAACATACATGTCAGCACATGCATTGGTTCAGCAGATATCAGCACTTCAATCTGACTTGCTTTCTCTTCAGTCTGAGCTGGAGAACACCCTTCCAGCTGACCGGAAAAGATGTATCAATGAATTGTAAGTTAACAAAGCACTGTCTAATAATTTTTCCCTTACCTTATTTCCTGTCAATATATGAAATCAAAATTTCAGAGGTTCCATTTAATGCTTTTTCTGATATGTACCAACCTATTCTATTGTGTACCATCATACCCATGTATAAACAATTAATCCCAGATATCCAACTGACGAATCACACAGTAGGCATTTTTCTAGCTCACAGCCAAACCGGTTTCCAATGCGAAGCTGATGCCTTGTCTACTGTTCATAAACATAAATAAGATTTCAATATGGAAGCATCGCAGTATGCTGAATATCTGGTCTTCCCTACAAGTTCTTCACTAGAACCATTATTGAGTGTCATCCAATATTATGTTTTGTCCCCAAAAATCACTATTTAGTTGGCCAATATATATTTACTAGGCCAACCCCAGTCATTTCACTCTCTTCACTCCTGCAGATGTACTCTGATTCAAACAGTGGAACAGCTTCTATTTGCGTCGTCAACTACTGCAGAACCAATATTGACGCCTTGGGTACATTCTTTGAACCCTCAGATTGTGATATTTCTTGGATCTCCTTTATTCCAGCACATATGAAATGATGTGATAAATCCCTGCTCGTCTTATAGCCATTGATGCGGGCACTTGATGATATGGAAAATGCCAACGCTCAAGTCGAAGTTTCTGTGGAAGAAGTAACCAAGGCTCGCACCCAGAAGATAAAGGTATTTCATTCATCGATATTGCTATTGTCCGTCATGGCTGTTGCCTGATGAAACAAAAGCTTGTTTGATTATCTTTGCATCTATATGGTAACTTCCACAAACTAGACTACGCTTTCGGAGATTAGTTTCATTGGACCCAATGCATTACTGCATACAACGACTGGCTTCTTGGCTTGATTGCCAGTCGTCACCATCAAGCTAAAGAACTTTAACAAGAAATATCTAGTTATCTTGTCTCCCTTTTGTTACCGTGTTCTGCAAAAGATTAAAGGTGCAAAACGATACGCAGATCTTTGAAAATCGTGCCCATGAGGTGGGGAGGGAGAGGCAAATATTCGTTGATTTCTTCTGCAACCCTGAACGCCTCAAGAATCAAGTCAGAGAGCTGACCTCCCGTGTGAAAGCTCTCCAGGACTAACCTGTTTCTGTAGGCTGGTAAGTATAGGGCAGGACATGTGATTCCCAGTCCCTTCTAACCTTGCTTATTTTGCCTATCACATTGCTCTAAAACTTGCATGATTCCAACCATTGAAAAATGTCTCTATGTGCCCAGGTCTCACAGGTCGTGATGCTTTTTTTTTCTATGTAAAGTTTGACTTCACTCCAGCGTCAGGTTGGGGCTGCTGTGCAGGGACGGTATGGAACAATATACCCATCATGTAGCTCGGGGGGGTTCAGGCTGTAGGTCCTTGTGCCACCCGGAATAGGATGGCATTGTTGTGATATTATTTGTAGCGATATGTATGTTGTAAAGTATCTCAGAAATCACGAGCCCTTTCTTTCGTGTATGGTTTTGCTTTTGAGTAGGTTGTGGTGGTACAGTTGTTAGCGTCCAAAGGCACAATCGGTACTGTAGTTTGGATAAATGGGATCGATTTCCTCTTCACTCGCCTCTCAGGGTTGCGTTCGTATCCTAGCGCAGCTGTAGCGATCAGTTGTTGCAAAGGAatgtaggtgtacatttgggccgggcctgatgggccggTCCGAAGCATGGAAAAAAAGCACGGTCCAGGCACGGCATGTCGGACCGGCACGGGCTGATATATCGGGCCAGGTTTGGGCGAGGTCGCGGTCCATGGGCGGGCAagagcacggcccgtttaagaCAGACACGAAATGgtccatatagaggcacgaaaaggcccatatatttattaaaatcacaCTTCATTCGATATTTTTATGTACTTGATAAAAAACACAAAGCTGGAGATAATGTTATTTAGAtgtttttttgtagctttgaattagagtatgcgatgtaattttatttttgttatgaacattagataatgaactgaacttacgaactttatatagagctgattatactctttttctttctaacaaaatgatttgtaaacgagatagtcattgcatagctctagtaacttaatacaaatattgagtttgcttttggtcaaatttatttgtttgattaaatttgttttgaatttcgggctctgatgtgaattttgggccctgatgtgaatttcgggcttttataatttcgggccgtctaaaatgagcccgacacgtttaagcaattCCGGGCCGGGCCGTGGACCTTTAAGAAATTCCGGGCCGGACCGTGGACCGAGGGTGAGGCTCGAAATTCAAACGAGTCGGACCAGCCCGAAATTCAAATAATACGGGCCTTTTCGTGCTTGGACCGAACCGGGTCAGGCGGcctgaatgtacacctatacaaaGGAGCGGACGCATGGCAGGCGCAACAAGTTGCCGCAGACCCGCATAAGATTATACAAAAGAAAAACTGAATACGGCAAGTCACCTACGTTCAGCACATGTCCAACTTAAGAGGCTATGTTAACGCTATGATTCCGAAGAGAGGAGAGGATCGACAGCAAGGTCGCGGGGAGGGACGCTAAGCTGGTTGTTTGGACTTAGAAGTAGCGGATTAAAGCTAAATGAATAGGCTGAATGAATGTTATGTTATGAATTTGATTAAAAGAAAAAGGTTATCCAGCAATTATGACAGATCAGAACCTTTATATCCGCGTCAGTCTGGAAAATACAGGGTACCGGTGGAGGTGCGGAGGTGCCGCCCAAAAAATTTAGGCACGGATTGGAGCCCTAAAATGGTTCCTAGCCagattacttctctaatttatataaatttta from Zea mays cultivar B73 chromosome 6, Zm-B73-REFERENCE-NAM-5.0, whole genome shotgun sequence harbors:
- the LOC103629863 gene encoding AUGMIN subunit 3; the protein is MKPHSTSNRSDFFFLLALFRTHATQAEQPLPAAHGRPPTSPPLKPHTATAAAAAEPTTRMSGAALCAALTELGFDGEDPLDADALEWPFQYEEARPLLAWICSCLRPSNVLSPSHLAQYEQLVEEGRLLEGEDLDSAFDSISAFSSKKDNQEAVFGSEETILDIREAKLAYRAEVFELQKQLVRQQAQFDLLAGQASTLIQGRRSRVSAMSAVSGELISLDEILSSRNLEMNSVLGRITATTQELAHYHSGDEESIYLAYSDFHSYVVGDLACTKELNRWFSKQFEKGPFRLVAEEGKSKCSWVSLDDITNCLIRGDSEKSHHHQRVAELQRLRSIFATSERQWIEAQVENAKQQAILSILKAQVSSDEAHIHRDIHSLRRKGSELAGELSTLSQKVQALVSETIPCLCSELAQLQGTYILQGDYDLKVMRQEYYINRQKTFINHLVNQLARHQFLKIACQLERKNIASAYSLLRVIESELQSYLSAVNTRLGHYNSLIQAASEVREQGAIDDRDTFLHAVRDLLCIHSNVQATVPTYMSAHALVQQISALQSDLLSLQSELENTLPADRKRCINELCTLIQTVEQLLFASSTTAEPILTPWPLMRALDDMENANAQVEVSVEEVTKARTQKIKIFENRAHEVGRERQIFVDFFCNPERLKNQVRELTSRVKALQD